A genome region from Cannabis sativa cultivar Pink pepper isolate KNU-18-1 unplaced genomic scaffold, ASM2916894v1 Contig7, whole genome shotgun sequence includes the following:
- the LOC133033412 gene encoding proline-rich receptor-like protein kinase PERK9, which produces MENITPIAVPPVAMVVPSMASTGDPTVPPTVESALPNPCRNIVLYQLEVGGSAHSPSPESTPSPPSPPVSQKPCTFLGKAPPISKKVRPSLSSPSPPVSKRVTHSSSSHQSPSKPVGPPRPPPKVSIPTPTSERVQTKQKSSTDTMYQPPEKKSKKKPTPVASTESSPKRSSKGSKKSKLPKAPISTVDPATVQCLVVSGFVVCYICTSVLLREFQLSIS; this is translated from the coding sequence ATGGAAAATATCACACCCATTGCAGTACCCCCTGTTGCTATGGTTGTTCCATCCATGGCATCGACTGGTGATCCTACAGTGCCTCCTACAGTCGAGTCTGCACTGCCTAATCCCTGTCGTAACATTGTCCTCTACCAGTTGGAGGTTGGTGGTTCTGCACATTCCCCAAGTCCTGAGTCGACTCCGTCTCCACCCTCACCTCCGGTCAGTCAGAAACCTTGTACGTTTCTAGGTAAGGCTCCTCCTATATCTAAAAAGGTTCGACCTTCCCTGTCATCTCCTTCCCCACCTGTGTCGAAACGAGTCACTCATTCTTCGTCGAGTCACCAGTCTCCCTCGAAACCTGTAGGCCCTCCTCGTCCTCCACCTAAAGTCTCTATTCCTACCCCAACTAGTGAACGTGttcaaaccaaacaaaaatccTCAACTGACACCATGTATCAACCACCTGAAAAGAAATCCAAGAAAAAACCCACTCCAGTTGCCTCTACAGAGTCATCTCCCAAACGGTCGTCTAAAGGTTCTAAAAAGTCCAAACTTCCCAAAGCACCTATATCAACTGTTGACCCAGCAACAGTACAATGTCTAGTTGTATCTGGGTTTGTAGTCTGTTATATCTGCACTAGCGTTCTGTTACGTGAGTTTCAGTTAAGTATTAGTTAG